In the genome of Eriocheir sinensis breed Jianghai 21 unplaced genomic scaffold, ASM2467909v1 Scaffold962, whole genome shotgun sequence, the window ggcttagcagtcatgtggtgagggccaatacaattgtcacattcaaaaatagattacataaattcatggacagcgatactaggtggggttagatacacgggagcttagggtcaaaggagctgccttgtttaggcctaccggcctcttgcagactccaacgttcatatgttcattacctaccttatgaaacatcactagctcttcataaatcttttcttcaaatgttcaacaatcatggaaatgctttcaaaatccaattcaaggactatttattattgaaaataggggataatattgacGAAAGAGTAGCATCCTTTAGCGgtggccgcggcgacggtgcagctgcaaaatatctcgcagagggtttagggtgggagagcatatttaaacttctccaaccgagctttacgacctgctaacgacctgctaacggggggggcaTCACCCCCCTCGacgcccccttctaaccagggggggctgcacCACCCCATGGACACCCCCCACATATATAtgtcttatttctgcgaggaggtatttctcacaacatcaGCTGCTATATgtcttatttctgcaaggaggtatttctcacaacaccagctgcactgtcgccgcggccgccgccatagGGGGCTactctttcgtgaatattatcccctattttcaacaataaatagtccttgaattggattttgaaagcgtttccatgattgttgaacgtttgtagaaaagatatatgaagagctagtgatgtttcatttgGTAGGTAATGAattactggcacggtactaaaatgagtcttgtgtgtgtgtgtgtatatatatatatatatatatatatatatatatatatatatatatatatatatatatatatatatatatatatatatatatatatatatatatatatatatatatatatatatatatacaaacatggatatttatagaagtatgttgcaatacccatacTTGTTGCCATCAACAGACAACTGCTTGATGGAAATCAATCACATTGAAAtagttttgtattgaaagaaacagGATGCTATTTGCCATAAATTTTCGTTTAGTTTATATATATGGGTAAACCAGTTTAAGTTTGTAATGAATATTATGTAGAGTCCATTCTTACCCTTATTACTCGTACTTTCTTTCATCAGAGATGCCTGTAAGATaaagtatgaaagaggaagaaatgctcctttctgacacacacacaccttgaatagtggtgggagtgcagcagctattttttttttatatataattatgttttacaacaaagagttggctcaagggcaacaaaaagtgtagaaaaaaagcccactaattgcCGCTCTCACAACAGAAGATACTATAgattagccaaaagagaggtcaattccgggtggagaggtgtcttgatacactcattGAGAGAGGTCAAGTTACAGGCAGGAGACAAAAACAAGTTTTATAACATCTCAGTAAAGTACCTGTCATAATCCACTTTAGCATTACATTCTGAGAAGACACTAATGTAGTGCTTtagtagaaggggaaaaaagcaaaaaatacatgaatttttattttttcccaggtggcggccctccaccccctccccttgacCCCATTGATGAGCTTGTCGGGGACGTTTTGGGGCAAGACAGCAAGGTCATCACGGGATTTGAGGAGATTGATGACCTTGGACATCAAAGGACTGTCgacatgtatgtatctatttgtttAATTTGTGAAGTACACTCTTTAGTTCTATTCCTCTCATTTTTAAATATAGTCAGTTCTGCTTAGCAAAAGTAATAAAAGCTTGTCATTTGCTTCAACCAGTATGTTACAAAACACTAGAAACATAACTCATCACTTGGAAAGAACATATGAGAGATATATCTTTACTGTTGGAATAGATTGTTTAATTAAAGGCTTTAGTTCAAGTTAACTATACCTGCAGGTAACGTCAAAGCTACAGCAACTTCTGTCAATTGATGCAATCCTACCTTGGTTCATAGTACTTCTCAATTAAGGTGTATTCAATGAGTTCTTGGCCTACctcagaatgaggaaaaatagagcaaaggttcactccacttacttttttttgttttaacgtAACCGCCTTTGAGTGTGATGCACTTCTCCAATCTCGTCTTCAATTTTGAAATTCCGTCCCTGAAGAATGGTGGGTGAATCACTTATGAAAAGTCACCTTGTAActcaatggaaaatgctgaaaggaTGCCAGCCCATGCATTACTTGTTGGAACCTATACCAACATGTTACAGCATTGGCGGGCTCCTGTCTCCACTCCTCCTTTGTTAGGCCGAGAACTCATTGAATCCTCCTCTTAATATCAATCCCCTCAAAGATATGCAACTCTTCTAGACCTTATTGATTGTCGTTAATTTAGTATGAGTATGCCTTCCATTTCCATAACACTATGCCATATTTACTCCCtagtatatgaaaggaaaaagataccctATGGCAGATCTGCATTAGTTTATAACTGCTCATTTGTACACCCATTTCATGACTTTATACATTACTTGCAGTGAAGACGCAGCAGAGCCAGCGAGCCAGCTCATTGTAGGTCAGGGAGGTGCTGAGGCACCAGTAATAATTGTGCCTGAGCCCACCCTGCAGCCACAAACTGAGGGGGGTGCCTGGGGGAAGGTGCCAGCTGAGGATGATGCAGCAGCTGCTCAAGCAAAGGTGGCAgctgctgaggaggaggctgtagcttcaagagctacagcagcagctgcacaggctggggaggaggctgCACGGGCCATGAAGGCAGCTGCAGAGGAGGTGGCGGCTTGTGCTCGGGCCTTCACAGGAGCTGcaagggcgcaggaggcagctgcaagggcgcaggaggcagctgAAAGGGCACGGGAGGCAGCTGCCAAAGAAAAAGCGGAAGCCATGCGTCTTAAACAAATTTTACTCAAGTTacaaattgaaaaggaaaggaaaaacaaataatatacctaataaaagtagaaaaggatGCACATAGTTCTATGATTGTGAAACCTTAGTTGTACTAATTTAATTATGCTTATGCAGGAATGATACAGTGTACAAATGCACTGGAAAAAGAGATTaaaatgaatatgtaaaaaaaatgcaaaaagaacACTAATGGAGAATAAAAAGGCAATGTGTGAAGAGctaggagggaaggtgagaaatgactttcagaataatagggagatgttcttgaaggaagtgaagggagcttgagaaaagaatgaaaaggtgtgtatgaactatgaatgtaaaGGGTGTGAATAGGAATGTAATTGTAAGTGTGGAAGGTATAAGAAGATTGAAGGAGTACTATGAGTGTTTTTAGAGTATTGACAACAAAGAGGGGACTGTTAATTTGCAAATGTTTACAAAAGGAATATGGGTTAtaattgattgatagattgattactTTATTAATGCAAGTGGAACAGTACCTTGGCATGTACTTGTCCAGTCGTGCTGAGGAACGGGTTTCAGTCTTCATTGCTAGAACGAAAAACAAATTAACTAGTAGgtagtttcataataataatgatacagaaTAATGCAGATTCTTAAGAAATGAGTGTTTCCCAGATTCAAttcgaaaaacatatatatataaaatatccaACTTACTGGAAATGCAAGTTGCAGAATTCATCTCGATACAGGCGACCTTCATTCCGCTGACCAGCTGGAAGTGGCGGCACAACTTGCACACCTTCAGGTTGTGCCATGGCAAGATCCACTTCTTCAGCGTTAGGTTGAGCCGCATCGAGAGGAATGGGAATATTCCTGTCCTTGCAGATGTTGTGGAGCATGCCGCATACATGTATCAGCTTGCACACCTTCACCGGGGGAGTTACTCGGACCTCGCTGTGTAGGACATGAAAGCGGCGCTTGAGCTGTCCTATTCCCCGTTCCACAACACTCCGTGTCCGTTTGTGGGccctaaaagaaaatacaaatgataatggCAGTCAATATTAAGTACTTATGTTCCATTAACTATGGGTAAATTCACTACTTGCCATACctagcttgactaaatttgactttgcttgactaaatttgactgtccttgacaattttttttcagtttaacccggtagcagcggggatcatgtttcttaacccgagaacgtcgacagatcctttttagggctttgacgagtcgtggctgtggttatgagaggagtactttgatgtacattccatgctctttttttagtctcaaaatgcagagtaattttgtcatttctcgggcacttctcggctttcccatagccgaagcccacgagttaatggtccctccaggcgagaaaaatgagaaaaaatcagccctcacacaaaccatttcataatatatatcaaagcatttgtgatcagattatgtatcatctgttttgaggggtttatatcatggcacaaatttggcctgtcgctggtacacggtaaagccacaaatttggcccgtcgctgttaccgggttaattacattttttaaattgaaatctatttttttttaatttgagtcAACTTTTGCAATTTGAAAGTCAAGTGTTTTAATTTAaaagtcaactttttaaatttgaaggtcAACCTTTTTACTAGGAAAATCAACTCTTTAAAAttctgacaattttttttcatttaaagatctttttctttaaatttgaaggtgcaaaggtgtattattttctttaaatctgatgtacttattattaacgtcattaattattatttaagctgatataatatgtgtattttttgttgccagttaatctaggttaggttgagttttttcctgatttatttgctattttcgttttttattattattctaaaaTGAACCTAAATAGGTAATTAAGTTTTTTTCGATCAGTCgaaacttagcctaacctattACCCGAACTCTCTATATAATAGGTAAATGTTGTGATTGGCTCAGTTTGCTAATTACACCTGGTAGTGCGTGGCATGTCAACTCTACAAATTTTTTAGCGGATCTCACGTTCAACATGTTTATTGTAAGAAACTATACTGATAccccaaagaaaaataaagacaatctACTCACCTATTATAGCGTGACTGAGGTCCAGGCAGAGGTCGCAGGTAAGGTGTCAGGAGCCATGGCTTGCTGGGATAGCCACTGTCTCCCAACAAGTGACTACCTGGTGGCACATGCCCTCTCTGGAACAATTCTGCCACTCCACAGCCATTCAAAATACGTGCATCATGCACTGAGCCAGGCCACTTCGCTAGGATATCCAGTATTCGATAGTTGGCATCGAATATGACCTGCACATTAATACTGTGATATCCCTTGCGGTTGAcaaacacgtcttcctcctcctttggtgccacaatccttacgtgtgtcccatcaacgacaccaataacccaggaaaatTTGCAATGGTGAGGAAGTCTGCCTTGTTCGCCTCAGTAACGTCTTGGGTGGTGGGGAAGCTGATGAACTGCTTGAGGATATTGACGTTTGCAAGGGCGTCAATGGTCTGGGTGATGGCTCTGCTGATGCTGGGCTGTGATGGGCCGaggtcgtcgctgctacacatttGCATTTTTCCCGTGGCAAGATACCGCAGTGTGATGATCACCTTCATCTCCGGGGTGAGTGGGTTTCTCCTCTTGGTGTcacttgacaaggcttccctCACAAGATCAGTGACGTACAaaataccttccttgtcaagTCTGTATCTCCTGATAAGCTCAGCATCGCTGAGCTCGTTCAGTACGTCTCTTCTTCGAAAAGGCTGGGGAGCGTGTTGACGTGGGGCTGCCATGTTGACGCGCTTCTGACGGTCATAAGCAGAGTTATGACAGGGTGAACCCGACCTCAGCGTCCCGCGCAATTTTATGGTCGTCCATAAGagtttatggtcgaccataagagtttctgacggagttatgtctgaaatgcgccattttgttccgctatgaccgtcagaagaagttatgacggtatgtagaatacgggcccagttcaacatatacagtgtcatatttctctgagtctcctttggttacttccacggcagggtattt includes:
- the LOC126995027 gene encoding uncharacterized protein LOC126995027, coding for MYRPLSCSAVFTHGMDPQPKRQRKANWGDDESLQLAMLYRDEVHVLKRNFKTVGVSNQKKHDVWTKITADLNGQFHHERTAVEVKKRWFTITSKSRMKLKNFRDHRNGTGGGPPPPPLDPIDELVGDVLGQDSKVITGFEEIDDLGHQRTVDIEDAAEPASQLIVGQGGAEAPVIIVPEPTLQPQTEGGAWGKVPAEDDAAAAQAKVAAAEEEAVASRATAAAAQAGEEAARAMKAAAEEVAACARAFTGAARAQEAAARAQEAAERAREAAAKEKAEAMHVVEHAAYMYQLAHLHRGSYSDLAV